The following are from one region of the Paenibacillus sp. JZ16 genome:
- a CDS encoding 5' nucleotidase, NT5C type — MSKKIVAIDMDDTICHLIPKAIHYHNLQYKDPQLTLDQITDYNLHQIWHPECSEEFFFGKPGLYEELELFDEYTIDEVHRMTHDYDVIVVTAARPSSVPEKWRWLQRHMPFIPFENFFVAKRKDLVEFDLLIDDGPHNAIAARKAGKQTILIPRPWNAHIQHEFILKDSWKGMNELVDRILSDSNHQGDMK; from the coding sequence ATGAGCAAAAAAATAGTCGCCATCGATATGGATGATACCATCTGCCATCTCATACCCAAGGCCATTCATTATCACAATCTGCAGTACAAGGATCCTCAGCTGACGCTGGATCAGATTACCGATTATAACCTGCACCAAATCTGGCATCCTGAATGCTCGGAGGAGTTTTTCTTCGGAAAGCCGGGTTTATATGAAGAACTTGAACTATTTGATGAATATACGATTGACGAAGTCCACAGAATGACGCATGATTATGACGTCATTGTTGTTACCGCAGCCCGCCCCTCCTCGGTGCCCGAGAAATGGAGATGGCTGCAGCGGCATATGCCTTTTATTCCGTTCGAGAATTTTTTCGTGGCCAAACGCAAGGATTTAGTGGAATTTGATCTTCTGATTGACGATGGTCCCCATAATGCGATTGCCGCCAGAAAAGCCGGAAAACAAACCATTCTGATTCCGCGTCCGTGGAACGCGCATATTCAGCATGAATTTATTCTGAAGGATTCCTGGAAGGGAATGAACGAGCTAGTAGACCGCATTTTATCTGATTCTAACCATCAAGGGGATATGAAATAA
- a CDS encoding phage holin family protein — translation MNGKGGFTMEWSVIFQLIDPRLFMVVAACWVIGYVLKQTPKVPNWSIVYLVMVVSILFTTGLIGWSVENIIQGILAGAFAVFGHQAVKQTAEAIATRKK, via the coding sequence ATGAATGGAAAGGGTGGGTTTACCATGGAATGGAGCGTCATTTTTCAATTGATCGACCCGCGGCTCTTCATGGTCGTTGCTGCCTGTTGGGTAATCGGATATGTGCTGAAGCAAACGCCGAAGGTTCCGAATTGGAGCATTGTATATTTGGTTATGGTCGTATCGATTCTGTTCACAACCGGCTTGATCGGCTGGAGCGTGGAAAATATCATTCAAGGCATACTTGCAGGGGCGTTTGCGGTATTCGGCCATCAGGCCGTTAAACAAACGGCAGAGGCGATTGCGACTAGAAAGAAGTAA
- a CDS encoding ATP-binding cassette domain-containing protein, with product MVQEYINIRGARENNLKNVTLQIPKRKITVFTGVSGSGKSSIVFDTISSEAQRLLNETFTAFVRNRLPRHSQPDVDSIENLSTAIVIDQKRLGGNSRSTLGTITDLYAILRLLFSRVGQPFVGYSNVFSFNDPQGMCPECQGIGRKVELDLNKLLDTSKSLNEGAVRFPIFSVDSWYMKNYTMSGFFDNDKKLADYSEAEWDLFLYGKEGKVTFPSKGGPVQSDFEGLVLKFNRLYIQRDSSELSERTLNHVKNFITHGTCPLCKGTRLSQAALSCRINGYNIADCAAMEIGELREVILNIKVPVAASMVASLAERLRHLMDMGLDYLTLNRETTTLSGGESQRVKMVRHLGSSLTDMMYVFDEPSVGLHPRDVHRLNDMLRKLRDKGNTVLVVEHDRDVIEIADHVVDVGPNAGTRGGEIVFEGTVEQLCSQDSTLTGQYMKRFMPMKEQFRVPTGQMRIANANHHNLNNVTVDIPEGVLTVITGVAGSGKSSLIHHAFLSQHPEAVVIDQSAVSTSIRSNPATYTGIMDDIRSLFAKANDQSPSLFSFNSKGACPDCHGLGFIYTDLAFMEGIKSPCDTCDGRRFKDDVLQYKLHGKMITDVLDMTVLQALDFFEKKEIRRRLEALHDVGLHYLTLGQPLSTLSGGESQRIKLASELHKQGKIYVMDEPTTGLHMSDVGHLLDMMNRLVDNGSSVIVIEHNLDVIRQADWIIDLGPEGGSRGGRVMFEGTPAELITAEQSLTAKYVRG from the coding sequence ATGGTGCAAGAATATATCAACATTCGTGGAGCTAGAGAGAATAACCTGAAGAATGTGACGCTGCAAATTCCTAAACGAAAAATCACGGTCTTTACCGGCGTATCCGGGTCGGGCAAATCGTCCATCGTGTTCGATACCATCAGCTCGGAAGCTCAGCGGTTGCTGAATGAGACGTTTACCGCTTTTGTCCGCAACCGACTTCCACGGCACAGTCAGCCGGACGTCGATTCGATCGAGAACTTGTCGACGGCCATCGTCATCGACCAGAAGCGTCTGGGGGGCAATTCGCGATCCACGCTAGGGACGATTACGGATCTGTACGCCATACTCCGTCTGTTGTTTTCCAGGGTGGGACAGCCATTTGTGGGATATTCCAACGTCTTTTCTTTTAACGATCCACAAGGCATGTGTCCGGAATGTCAGGGAATCGGCAGGAAGGTTGAGCTGGATCTTAATAAACTGCTGGATACAAGCAAGTCTTTGAATGAGGGAGCGGTCCGATTCCCTATTTTCTCCGTAGATAGCTGGTATATGAAGAATTACACCATGTCCGGTTTCTTTGATAACGACAAGAAGCTGGCCGACTATTCCGAAGCGGAATGGGATCTCTTTCTGTACGGCAAGGAGGGGAAGGTGACGTTCCCGTCCAAGGGAGGACCGGTACAGTCCGACTTCGAAGGTCTCGTGTTGAAGTTTAACCGGCTTTATATTCAGAGAGACAGCAGTGAATTGTCGGAACGCACCTTGAATCACGTCAAAAATTTTATTACGCATGGCACATGCCCTTTATGCAAGGGGACGCGGCTTAGTCAAGCAGCATTAAGCTGCAGGATCAACGGCTATAATATCGCCGATTGTGCGGCTATGGAGATCGGGGAGTTAAGAGAGGTCATCCTGAATATCAAAGTGCCCGTGGCTGCCAGTATGGTGGCCAGCTTGGCCGAGCGGCTGCGGCACTTGATGGATATGGGGCTGGATTACCTGACGCTGAATCGGGAGACGACCACGCTCTCCGGGGGCGAGTCGCAGCGGGTGAAGATGGTTAGGCATCTGGGCAGCAGCCTGACGGATATGATGTATGTTTTTGATGAGCCTAGCGTGGGTCTGCATCCACGGGATGTTCACCGGCTGAACGACATGCTCAGGAAGCTTCGCGACAAGGGCAACACGGTGCTGGTCGTGGAGCATGACCGTGACGTGATTGAAATTGCCGACCATGTGGTGGACGTGGGGCCGAATGCCGGTACCCGGGGAGGGGAAATTGTCTTCGAGGGCACGGTTGAGCAGCTGTGCAGCCAAGATTCTACGTTAACCGGGCAGTATATGAAACGTTTCATGCCGATGAAAGAACAGTTCCGGGTACCGACAGGACAGATGCGGATTGCCAATGCCAATCATCATAATCTGAACAATGTAACGGTGGATATCCCGGAAGGCGTGTTGACCGTGATCACGGGCGTAGCGGGGTCAGGCAAGAGCTCGCTGATTCATCACGCCTTCCTGTCCCAGCATCCCGAGGCTGTCGTCATCGACCAGTCTGCCGTCAGCACCTCGATCCGTTCCAATCCTGCTACCTATACGGGCATCATGGATGACATCCGGAGTTTGTTCGCCAAAGCTAACGATCAGAGTCCATCCCTGTTCAGCTTCAATTCCAAAGGGGCCTGCCCCGACTGCCACGGGCTTGGTTTCATCTATACGGACCTGGCGTTCATGGAAGGCATCAAGTCTCCGTGCGACACCTGTGACGGCAGGCGCTTTAAGGATGATGTACTGCAGTATAAGCTCCATGGAAAAATGATTACCGATGTGCTGGATATGACCGTGCTGCAGGCGCTCGATTTTTTCGAGAAAAAAGAAATCAGGCGGCGGCTGGAGGCTTTGCACGATGTGGGCCTGCACTATCTGACCCTCGGACAGCCGCTAAGCACTCTGTCCGGGGGCGAAAGCCAGCGCATCAAGCTGGCCAGCGAGCTGCACAAGCAGGGAAAGATCTACGTGATGGACGAGCCGACGACCGGACTGCATATGTCGGATGTCGGGCATTTGCTGGACATGATGAATCGGCTCGTTGATAATGGCAGCTCGGTGATCGTGATCGAGCACAATCTGGATGTGATCCGTCAGGCGGACTGGATCATTGATCTCGGACCCGAGGGCGGCAGCAGGGGAGGCAGGGTCATGTTCGAAGGAACGCCTGCTGAACTGATCACGGCGGAACAATCGCTGACTGCGAAGTATGTACGGGGTTAG
- a CDS encoding DinB family protein, translated as MQRKTLTVEALPGFEPEIGRWIWGLEDVRRTILKRLEGIRYEQLNHRADGRQSIGSLLYHIAYIEADWLYAEVLESDWDPKIKVSFPWDHRTEDNRLSEVPDQSLDEHLHRMQKVRHELLTHFKSMDLSDWRKVRQLEPYDVTPEWVIYHLIEHESHHRGQIFQLLRELEQS; from the coding sequence TTGCAGAGAAAAACGTTGACGGTTGAGGCCCTGCCTGGATTTGAGCCGGAGATCGGCCGCTGGATATGGGGACTTGAGGATGTGCGGCGAACGATATTGAAACGGCTGGAAGGGATTCGGTATGAGCAGTTGAACCATAGGGCGGACGGTCGGCAGTCGATCGGTTCGTTGTTGTACCATATTGCTTATATTGAAGCGGACTGGCTATACGCTGAGGTGCTTGAATCCGATTGGGATCCGAAAATAAAGGTCAGCTTTCCGTGGGACCACCGTACCGAAGATAACCGTCTTTCTGAAGTCCCGGATCAGTCACTGGATGAACACCTTCACCGTATGCAGAAGGTACGTCATGAACTGCTTACCCACTTCAAAAGCATGGACCTCTCGGACTGGAGGAAGGTCAGACAACTGGAACCTTACGATGTAACACCGGAATGGGTCATCTATCATCTGATTGAGCATGAGTCCCACCATCGGGGACAGATATTTCAGCTGTTAAGAGAATTAGAGCAATCTTAA